AAAGTCAGGGCCTTTGATTGCAATCGGATTGAATGTCTGACATTCACTAATAAGCCATATATAACTTATTGCAACCGGTATAGCATGAATAATCAGCTTTTTCATGATTCATTATATTTTAATTATTTGTCTTATCCGCCACAACCTCCGCAGCCGCCACAACCTCCACCACAGCCTCCGCCACAGCTACTTCCGCCACTACAACTACTGCCTCCACTATCATTTAAGTCGGAATTGCCGTCTTTTTTATCTTTAGTGTTTGTAATGGCAGATATTATTCCTCCAAAAATGATAATTCCTACGAAGGAAAAGAAGATAGAACCAACAGTCGTTATCACTTCTCCAAGGCAGGAACTAAGCGTTAAGATTACAATCAGAAACGGAATCCATTTCCATATTGGTGAATTCCTTTTTATGTCTTTAATCACATTCCCATTTAGCCAAATATCCTGAGGCGCCTCACAATGAAAGACCTCTTTATAGTTTTTCAAAGTTGTTGAAAACCAATTATAATGCTTTATTTTCTCATTAAATCCTCCTTTTGAAGGATGATGATGTAAGGATCTTTTTAAAATATTAGGACAAAATTCTTCCCAATAACTCTGAGTATAGATCAAATGCATATGCCACACTTTATCTACGATTTCACTTGGTGAAGCTCCTTTGGGAAGAATACAGCAGAGATAGACAAATTTTTTATATTCTTCGATGGCTTTTCTGGTAAAGTCCATGCTCCAGTTTTCTTCTTTTGCCAGTTTTTTTGAAAAAGGGAAATCAGCATCGGAAGCGTCCAGTGAGAATCCTTGGATTCTATTCCAAAGGGACTCATCTTTTAATAACATTTTTGTTTCCATTGTTTTTTCTTTTGTTTTTCTACTCAAATATCAATGGATTTTAAAATATAAAAGTCTTTCAAAAATCTTATTTGGTTTGATAAAAATCTTAAATTAGTCTTACAAAATCAAAATATGAAAAAGGAAGATATTCTACATCTTGAGAAGTTGATGAATTTCTTAAGTCAGCATTTTTTAAAGAAAAACCAGTGGGAAGATGTTACCAAAACGGAATGGTCATACATCTGTGCTGAACTTAATGAACTTATTACCAATGAACATTCAGAGAAAGAAATAAAGAAGAATCCTAATCTTCTGGGACCCCATTATCTTTATGAACATCTGATTATCAATAAGCTGAAAAGATTCAGACAGAATGAAAATGCTGTTTTAAGCAGACCTAACCTTGCCAAATTAAGCCTGATTGTCAAAGTCTTAGGGTATTCCAATTATATTGATTTTATCAATTCCAATACTGAATCATTCAATTTTAATGATCTTAAGATCGATATGAATAATGTGAATCAGAATACAGCCCTTTTAGAGCGTCTTGTAGGCTGTTGGTATTCATATAACAGAAATCTTCCGGAGAACCCTACACAAGCCCTGGAAGACCGGATATGGCGCTCTGCCATGGAGATTTATAAATCTGAAACCACCGGGGAATATTTCATAGAAAGAAGCGGCGGAGACCATCACAAATATTTCGGAAAAGTAACAGCCTACTCTGATTATGTTTTTATCATCATGAACAGCAATACTTTTATCCGTCAAAGACATTTTATATCAAGAATAAAGGATAGTAAAGAAAAACTTAAAAATCCAGATTATAAGCTTCATGAATTACACTTCATCAGCACATGTATAAGTTTCAATCAGGAACCTATTGCCTTATTTGAAATTTTCCGGAAAGCAGATCGTAAAAACTTTATTTCGGACTCCATCAGTTTTCCAATTGACAGTGATGAGATTCCGGAGTCCATACTTAAACAGCTTGAGGATACTGAATCTAACAGGATTGATTACAGGTAGGACGCGATATGCTGGGTACGGGAAATTTGGAACTAGATACAAGGATGGTTCAGAAATAGGGAACCAAAACTGCTAAGAAAAACACTCTATAAACATCAACAGTTATTCACCATATCCACCCGAAACAGTTTTGTTTTGGATGGATTCTTATTGATGTTATGTCTGGAATACTTTTACCCTTTAAAAATCAATACTTTACTGAAATAAATACATAAATTAATTGTTCTAAATATGAACCCTCAATGATCTTGTTATGGAATATTATGAATTGTATGAAGTATTGAAAAATCATTTTGATTCCAGAAAAGACATTGTGGAAATCAGAGATCTGAATGTAACCATTGAATCTATTCCTTTTGAATCCAAAGTTTCGGACCTGCTTTATGGTTCTGATAATCTGGATTGTCCTAAACATCATCATCCTTTACAAGTCAATGAAAATGCTTATCTGGCATATCAACAATCTTCAATAGATATAAAGGATTTTGACATTGAATGCAATAAAAAGTTTGAGTATCATGTTCTCAAAAGGGCTGATATAGAAACGGCTGACGGCTGTATTATCTTTTTCCACGGGCTGAATGAAAAAAAATGGGATAAGTACCTTCCGTGGGCTTATGAATTGGCTCAGAAAACCCGTAAAGCAATCCTATTATTTCCTATTGCTTTTCACATGGATCGCGCTGAAGCTATGTGGAGCGACCGGCACCAAATGACAGAAATCGTCAAGTTCAGAAAAGAGAAATATCCGGAAAACACTCACTTTTCTTATGTAAATGCCGCAACAAGTTCGAGATTGGAAGCTCATCCCCAACGAATTTTCTGGTCAGGATTACAAACCTACTCGGATATCATTGAAGTAGTGAAGGAAATTAAAGGTCACAAAATTAAAAGCATCGCTTCGGATGCCAGCCTGGATCTGTTTGGATATTCAATAGGTTCATTTCTGTCTATGATTATTAAAATGGCTGATCCACATAGCTTCTTCACGCAATCCAAAGTATTTTGTTTTTGCGGCGGTATGACCATTGACCGGATGTTTCCGATTTCAAAATACATCATGGATTCCCAGGCTACGATTAAAATGCAG
This Chryseobacterium sp. G0162 DNA region includes the following protein-coding sequences:
- a CDS encoding glycine-rich domain-containing protein, which encodes METKMLLKDESLWNRIQGFSLDASDADFPFSKKLAKEENWSMDFTRKAIEEYKKFVYLCCILPKGASPSEIVDKVWHMHLIYTQSYWEEFCPNILKRSLHHHPSKGGFNEKIKHYNWFSTTLKNYKEVFHCEAPQDIWLNGNVIKDIKRNSPIWKWIPFLIVILTLSSCLGEVITTVGSIFFSFVGIIIFGGIISAITNTKDKKDGNSDLNDSGGSSCSGGSSCGGGCGGGCGGCGGCGG
- a CDS encoding DUF6051 family protein, coding for MEYYELYEVLKNHFDSRKDIVEIRDLNVTIESIPFESKVSDLLYGSDNLDCPKHHHPLQVNENAYLAYQQSSIDIKDFDIECNKKFEYHVLKRADIETADGCIIFFHGLNEKKWDKYLPWAYELAQKTRKAILLFPIAFHMDRAEAMWSDRHQMTEIVKFRKEKYPENTHFSYVNAATSSRLEAHPQRIFWSGLQTYSDIIEVVKEIKGHKIKSIASDASLDLFGYSIGSFLSMIIKMADPHSFFTQSKVFCFCGGMTIDRMFPISKYIMDSQATIKMQSVFTELLSSDFKFDSRLKHYQDDELHPQESWFKKMLRYNYFQREREDRIHEIQSQIKAYVLEKDTVAPPMEALNTLQGGYRNIHVDVEIKDFPFDYSHMVPFPLTHKHKTEITKAFHQFTKSASDFYSRSSG